From a single Brassica oleracea var. oleracea cultivar TO1000 chromosome C5, BOL, whole genome shotgun sequence genomic region:
- the LOC106293288 gene encoding WUSCHEL-related homeobox 4-like, with amino-acid sequence MKVHEFSNGFSSWEQQQESPSSLSCKRFRPLAPRLSGSPSSPPSSSSGVTSATFDLKSFIKPYQAAPTKSHYSLEHKRDFSQVEMHPGGTRWNPTQEQIRILEVLYKGGMRTPNAEQIEHVTSQLGEYGKIEGKNVFYWFQNHKARERQKQKRNNLSLSCQGSLSTTSVSNASVTMTTRTSSSPDFKREPMVMKELLEENEYKRTCRSWGFENLKIESRRNINSSINATIATTFNIDNVTLELFPLHPEGR; translated from the exons ATGAAGGTTCATGAGTTTTCCAATGGGTTTTCGTCTTGGGAGCAGCAACAAGAGTCGCCATCATCCCTTAGCTGCAAACGCTTCCGTCCTCTGGCCCCTAGGCTCTCAGGCAGCCCTTCCTCCCCTCCTTCTTCTTCCTCGGGTGTTACTTCCGCTACTTTCGATCTCAAGAGCTTCATTAAACCCTATCAAGCCGCTCCAACAAAATCTCACTACTCTCTTGAACACAAACGAGACTTTTCTCAA GTGGAGATGCACCCGGGAGGGACAAGGTGGAACCCAACTCAAGAACAGATAAGAATACTTGAGGTCTTGTACAAAGGTGGAATGCGGACTCCTAACGCGGAACAGATCGAGCACGTAACTTCTCAACTCGGTGAATACGGAAAAATCGAAGGGAAGAATGTGTTCTACTGGTTTCAGAACCACAAAGCGCGGGAGAGACAGAAGCAGAAGAGGAACAACCTTAGCTTAAGTTGCCAAGGCAGCCTCAGTACTACTAGTGTCTCTAATGCAAGTGTAACAATGACGACAAGAACATCGTCTTCACCTGACTTCAAG AGAGAACCAATGGTGATGAAGGAGTTACTTGAAGAGAATGAGTACAAGAGGACATGTAGGAGCTGGGGATTTGAGAACTTGAAGATAGAGAGCAGAAGAAACATAAATAGTAGTATAAATGCAACAATAGCAACTACTTTTAATATTGACAATGTAACTCTTGAGCTTTTTCCTTTGCACCCTGAAGGAAGGTGA